Proteins found in one Neurospora crassa OR74A linkage group II, whole genome shotgun sequence genomic segment:
- the frh gene encoding FRQ-interacting RNA helicase: MDDLFEVFEEQPRAQKKRKASPDVEMADGAAAAAPVANAAAAVTHPQAQAAPAPQKDNIDNNDNNNNNTTTSAVQPTIPNGDAAAAADDVQSPQSPHGLGDNKRRKKTDEAEPIMTDAFQTAESREVTGAQGFAPTEGESIVLSHNIQHQVALPPDLDYEYIPLSEHKPPAEPARTYSFKLDPFQALSVASIEREESVLVSAHTSAGKTVVAEYAIAQCLKKNQRVIYTSPIKALSNQKYRDFQAEFGDVGLMTGDVTINPTASCLVMTTEILRSMLYRGSEIMREVAWVVFDEIHYMRDKIRGVVWEETIILLPDKVRYVFLSATIPNAFQFAEWIAKIHRQACHVVYTDFRPTPLQNYFFPAGGKGILLIVDEKGNFKENNFNQAMAMIEEKKGTDSNDWSAKQKGKGKNKKTNKGGEAADEKADIAKIIKMILKKNFQPVIVFNFSKRECEQMALASSSMKFNAPDEENMVNKVFENALASLSEDDKNLPQISNILPLLRKGIGVHHSGLLPILKETIEILFQEGLIKVLFATETFSIGLNMPARTVVFTQVTKWDGQQRRPLTSSEYIQMAGRAGRRGLDDRGIVIMMVDDKLEPETARAIVVGNQDKLNSAFHLGYNMVLNLLRIEAISPEYMLERCFFQFQNAASVPQLERELISLQQERDAIIIPDESIVKDYYGVRQQLEEYNKDMVFVIQHPQNCLGFFQEGRLIHIKSPSGVDYGWGVLIKHIQRQTPKNGQPPYPEQESYVLDVLLKVSGDFNPKTRGEGPMPEGIMPAGKDSKNARWEVVPCLLNCLRALGQLRVFLPKRLESADEKDGVGKAVDEISRRFPDGIPILDPMENMGINDDSFKKLLRKIEVLESRLVANPLHNSPLLVELWNQYSLKMQLGEQIKEKKKAIARAHSVAQLDELKSRKRVLRRLGFINDAEVVQMKARVACEISSTEGHELLLAELLFNRFFNELSPEICACILSCFIFDEKIETQALKEELAKPFREIQAQARIIAKVSAESKLDVNEDEYVQSLKWQLMETVLAWAQGRPFSEICKMTNVYEGSLIRLFRRLEELLRQMAEAARVMGSEELKDKFELSLSKIRRDIVSFNSLYL, encoded by the exons ATGGACGACCTCTTTGAGGTTTTCGAGGAGCAGCCTCGCGCTcagaagaagcgcaaggccTCTCCCGATGTCGAAATGGCCGATGgagctgccgctgccgctcccGTCGCgaatgccgccgccgccgtcactCACCCGCAAGCTCAAGCCGCCCCCGCGCCGCAAAAAGACAACAttgacaacaacgacaacaacaacaacaacaccaccaccagcgccgTCCAGCCCACGATTCCCAACGgtgatgccgccgccgctgccgacgATGTTCAGTCGCCACAGAGCCCCCATGGCCTGGGCGACAACAAGCgcaggaagaagacggacgAGGCCGAGCCCATCATGACCGACGCCTTCCAAACGGCAGAGTCCCGAGAGGTTACCGGCGCGCAGGGTTTCGCGCCCACCGAGGGCGAGTCCATCGTTCTCTCCCACAACATTCAGCATCAGGTCGCCCTGCCTCCCGATTTGGACTACGAGTATATCCCCTTGTCTGAACACAAGCCCCCCGCCGAGCCCGCGCGAACATACTCTTTCAAGCTCGATCCCTTCCAGGCCCTGTCCGTCGCCTCCATTGAGCGCGAAGAGAGTGTCCTGGTGTCCGCGCATACCTCTGCTGGTAAGACGGTCGTTGCCGAATATGCCATTGCTCAGTGCCTCAAGAAGAACCAGAGGGTCATCTACACGAGTCCCATCAAGGCTCTTTCCAACCAAAAGTACAGAGATTTCCAGGCCGAGTTTGGCGACGTCGGTCTCATGACTGGTGACGTTACCATTAATCCCACAGCCAGCTGTCTCGTCATGACCACCGAGATTTTGCGCTCCATGTTGTACCGTGGTTCCGAAATCATGCGCGAAGTTGCCTGGGTCGTCTTTGATGAAATTCATTATATGCGCGACAAGATCAGAGGTGTCGTCTGGGAAGAGACCATCATCTTGCTCCCCGACAAGGTCAGATACGTCTTCCTCTCCGCCACCATTCCCAATGCTTTCCAGTTCGCCGAATGGATCGCCAAGATCCATCGTCAAGCCTGCCACGTCGTCTACACTGATTTCCGTCCCACGCCCTTACAAAACTACTTCTTCCCCGCTGGTGGCAAGGGTATCCTCCTCATTGTCGACGAAAAGGGCAATTTCAAGGAGAACAACTTCAACCAAGCAATGGCCATGatcgaagagaagaagggcaccGATTCCAACGACTGGAGTGCCAAACAAAAGGGCAAgggaaaaaacaaaaagacgAACAAGGGCGGAGAGGCTGCTGATGAGAAGGCGGATATCGCAAAGATCATCAAAATGATTCTCAAAAAGAACTTCCAGCCTGTCATCGTCTTCAACTTCAGCAAAAGGGAGTGCGAGCAGATGGCCTTGGCCAGTTCTTCTATGAAGTTCAACGCCCCAGATGAGGAAAACATGGTCAACAAGGTTTTTGAAAACGCTCTTGCTTCGCTGTCCGAGGACGACAAGAACCTCCCCCAGATCTCCAacatccttccccttttgcGCAAGGGTATCGGTGTGCATCACTCCGGCTTGTTGCCCATCCTCAAGGAGACCATCGAGATTCTGTTCCAGGAGGGTCTTATCAAGGTCCTTTTCGCCACAGAAACCTTCTCTATTGGTCTGAACATGCCTGCCAGAACCGTTGTCTTTACCCAGGTCACCAAGTGGGATGGTCAGCAACGCCGCCCTCTTACTTCCTCCGAGTACATCCAGATGGCTGGCAGAGCTGGTCGTCGTGGTCTCGATGACCGCGGTATCGTTATCATGATGGTTGATGACAAGCTTGAGCCCGAGACGGCCAGAGCTATCGTTGTCGGAAATCAGGATAAGCTCAACTCTGCCTTCCATCTCGGCTACAACATGGTCCTCAACCTGCTCCGTATTGAGGCCATTTCCCCCGAGTACATGCTGGAGAGGTGTTTCTTCCAATTCCAGAACGCTGCGAGCGTACCGCAGCTCGAGCGTGAGCTCATCAGCCTGCAACAAGAAAGGGACGCCATCATCATTCCTGACGAGAGCATTGTCAAGGATTATTACGGTGTGCGTCAACAACTCGAAGAGTACAACAAGGATATGGTTTTTGTCATTCAGCACCCCCAAAACTGTCTTGGCTTTTTCCAGGAGGGCCGTCTTATTCACATCAAGAGCCCAAGTGGAGTAGACTATGGTTGGGGTGTTTTGATCAAACACATCCAGCGACAAACCCCGAAGAATGGCCAGCCACCTTATCCAGAGCAAGAGTCATACGTTTTGGACGTTCTGTTGAAGGTATCTGGCGATTTCAACCCTAAGACCCGTGGGGAGGGGCCGATGCCTGAGGGCATTATGCCTGCCGGAAAGGATAGCAAGAATGCCAGGTGGGAGGTTGTCCCCTGCCTTCTGAACTGTCTCAGGGCCCTTGGCCAGCTGCGTGTTTTCTTGCCCAAGAGGCTAGAGAGCGCCGACGAGAAGGATGGCGTGGGCAAAGCCGTTGACGAGATCAGCCGTCGCTTCCCTGACGGCATCCCTATTTTGGATCCTATGGAGAACATGGGCATTAACGATGACAGCTTTAAGAAGCTGCTCCGCAAGATTGAGGTCCTCGAGTCGCGTTTGGTGGCCAACCCTCTTCACAACTCTCCTCTCCTAGTTGAACTGTGGAATCAGTACAGCCTGAAGATGCAACTTGGCGAGCAGatcaaggaaaagaagaaggccattgCCCGGGCCCACAGCGTTGCGCAGCTTGACGAGCTCAAGTCTCGCAAGCGTGTCCTTCGCAGACTGGGCTTCATCAACGATGCCGAGGTTGTCCAGATGAAGGCCCGTGTCGCGTGCGAGATCTCCTCAACGGAGGGTCAtgagcttcttcttgccgagCTGCTCTTCAACCGCTTCTTCAACGAGCTGAGCCCTGAGATTTGCGCCTGCATTCTCAGCTGCTTCATCTTCGACGAGAAGATCGAAACACAGGCGCtcaaggaggagctggcTAAGCCCTTCCGTGAGATTCAGGCCCAGGCCAGGATCATCGCCAAGGTCAGCGCGGAAAGTAAGCTGGATGTCAATGAGGACGAGTACGTTCAGAGTCTCAAGTGGCAGCTTATGGAGACTGTCCTAGCTTGGGCTCAAGGAAGGCCGTTCTCCGAGATTTG CAAAATGACCAACGTCTACGAAGGCTCGCTCATCCGTCTCTTCCGTCGTCTCGAGGAGCTTCTCCGCCAAATGGCCGAGGCCGCCCGCGTCATGGGCAGCGAAGAGCTCAAGGATAAATTCGAGCTCAGCTTGTCTAAGATCAGACGTGACATTGTTTCTTTCAACAGTCTGTATCTGTAA
- a CDS encoding steroid alpha reductase produces the protein MAAKLSLKLSNKSPRQPIQKLPASLELPADATVEDAKQAVARQSGINDFNRIGLFDPETKKILKNRKALVRDEAGVVKAGELVVKDLGPQIAWRTVFVIEYFGPILFHVLVPLLRPYIYSFGPWAYKNEAETPMSKVQWLLFALFNLHFLKREYETLFVHKFSANTMPAFNIFRNSAFYWLLAGLMCSLDIYRPGSSADRNDLGLLDYFGIALFAVCEACNWIVHQHLASLRKPGGTERGIPNCIGSNLVTSPNYMFEVLAWVGVILISRSPAVVIFIATGTIYMRSWSRGKERALRNEFGDRYKAKRYTMLPGLI, from the exons ATGGCCGCCAAGCTCTCCCTCAAGCTCTCCAACAAGTCGCCGAGGCAGCCCATCCAGAAGCTGCCGGCTTCCCTTGAGCTCCCCGCCGATGCCACCGTCGAGGACGCGAAGCAGGCCGTTGCCCGCCAGTCCGGCATCAACGACTTCAACCGCATCGGCCTCTTCGACCCCGAGACCAAGAAGATCCTCAAGAACCGCAAGGCTCTTGTCCGTGATGAGGCCGGTGTTGTCAAGGCCGGCGAGCTCGTCGTCAAGGACCTTG gCCCCCAGATCGCCTGGCGCACCGTCTTCGTGATCGAATACTTCGGCCCCATTCTCTTCCACGTCCTCGTCCCCCTGCTCCGCCCATACATCTACAGCTTCGGCCCGTGGGCCTACAAGAACGAGGCCGAGACGCCCATGTCCAAGGTCCAATGGCTCCTCTTTGccctcttcaacctccaCTTCCTCAAGCGCGAGTACGAGACCCTCTTCGTCCACAAGTTCTCGGCCAACACCATGCCCGCCTTCAACATCTTCCGCAACTCTGCCTTCTACTGGCTCCTTGCCGGCCTCATGTGCTCCCTCGACATCTACCGCCCCGGTTCTTCGGCTGACCGCAACGATCTTGGTCTCCTGGACTACTTCGGCATTGCCCTCTTCGCCGTCTGCGAGGCCTGCAACTGGATTGTCCACCAGCACTTGGCCAGCCTCCGCAAGCCCGGCGGCACTGAGCGTGGTATCCCCAACTGCATTGGTAGCAACCTGGTTACCAGCCCCAACTACATGTTTGAGGTCCTCGCTTGGGTTGGTGTCATCTTGATCAGCCGCAGCCCTGCTGTTGTTATCTTCATTGCTACCGGTACTATCTACATGCGCAGCTGGTCCCGCGGCAAGGAGAGGGCTCTTCGCAATGAGTTCGGTGACCGATACAAGGCCAAGCGCTACACCATGCTTCCCGGTCTTATCTAA